In Candidatus Limnocylindrales bacterium, the following are encoded in one genomic region:
- a CDS encoding ribosomal protein L7/L12, which produces MSTNTRLMFLASERFEKGNTLRGAFLVTDDKTIPLEFRCTQPVQPTDLQKILYGHILEQYVLIELLAMPLIQAAREKPDLILVRNPFFLELRPKIEIPVLCLLKETEGRRHKNIETRLLLDRRDRMDIILTTAGPSKEAVIQALSKIQGLKFQPHQIIGHLPYTIGKNVSKETAQKIRILLEKAGATVKLTPSIQKTTFSTQIIQDDQILHSESGRFESLILITHRDFADERSQQRIILNQIFKQYNLIEPFDRIAAALKQVHAQNLDTRSLSI; this is translated from the coding sequence ATGTCGACTAATACCAGGCTCATGTTCCTTGCCAGTGAAAGGTTTGAGAAAGGTAATACCCTTCGAGGGGCTTTTTTGGTAACAGATGATAAAACCATACCTCTAGAGTTTCGATGTACTCAGCCTGTTCAACCAACCGATCTTCAAAAAATATTGTACGGGCATATCTTGGAGCAGTATGTATTGATTGAATTACTGGCCATGCCGTTAATTCAGGCCGCCCGGGAAAAACCGGATTTGATTTTAGTTCGAAATCCATTTTTCCTGGAACTTCGCCCTAAAATCGAGATCCCTGTTCTATGCCTTCTTAAAGAGACAGAAGGCCGAAGGCATAAAAATATCGAAACCCGACTGCTTCTCGACCGACGGGATCGGATGGATATCATCTTAACGACAGCAGGACCAAGTAAGGAGGCTGTCATTCAGGCTTTATCTAAAATCCAGGGACTTAAGTTTCAACCCCATCAAATTATAGGGCATCTTCCTTATACAATTGGAAAAAATGTCTCCAAAGAAACGGCCCAGAAGATTCGTATTCTTCTTGAAAAGGCTGGAGCGACGGTAAAGCTGACCCCCTCTATTCAAAAGACCACATTTTCTACACAGATTATTCAGGACGACCAGATTCTTCATTCCGAGTCCGGTCGGTTTGAGTCTCTCATCTTAATAACCCATCGGGATTTTGCCGATGAACGAAGTCAACAGCGGATTATTCTCAACCAGATATTTAAACAATACAACTTAATTGAACCCTTTGATCGTATTGCAGCGGCGCTGAAACAAGTTCATGCACAAAATTTGGATACAAGATCCCTCTCTATCTAA
- a CDS encoding DEAD/DEAH box helicase has protein sequence MHKIWIQDPSLSKPDISDDLTPPWRVTLSPIELRVIECRGDEASSVVGHTLEVRNSLLPVYGSLSFIHFSPLQPPGIQGKIFYGEASLQEETTSGTRLPIRPSKTEGLPVRSLQRSKNISWDLIYSLLTPSGSLSLPGELYSYQRIGVEFLISHPEALLADEMGTGKTVMTTVAIKILFQQNKIRKALIVCPLSMVGVWEEHLDKWAPGLSLLTMRGGRETRKWIWECPVQILLTTFDTLRSDLLDEDSFISRDMLKEIDLVVVDEAQNIKNSSSGRSQAVKKIPARWRWALTGTPLENRLEDLSSIFEFVKPNCLPQNGLTPKLAQQLVKPYLLRRLKRDVMKDLPPKIKQDTWLELDAFQRRAYQRALYQGQHHLERMGRKGSTSPLRAHIFAIIQTLKQICNFAPGKATSPKTEALIELVEKILANGKKVLVFSQYQEEGVYKLAKALEAYGVVIYTGTMSERERQSAIATFRRSPNKSIFLASVRSAGVGLTLTEANYVVHFDHWWNPALMWQAEDRAHRRGQTEPVHIYHLWMRNTIEMQIYNKLKEKGLLFQEVMEDLSSEVVENSITTEEWLEMLGLKSLSR, from the coding sequence ATGCACAAAATTTGGATACAAGATCCCTCTCTATCTAAACCCGACATTTCCGACGATCTGACCCCACCGTGGAGGGTAACTTTATCCCCCATTGAGTTACGGGTTATAGAATGTCGGGGAGATGAGGCCTCCTCGGTAGTAGGCCATACTCTGGAGGTAAGGAACTCCTTACTCCCGGTTTATGGTTCATTATCCTTTATCCACTTCTCCCCTCTCCAACCTCCTGGAATACAAGGAAAAATATTTTATGGGGAGGCTTCTCTTCAAGAAGAAACTACTTCTGGAACGAGGCTTCCTATTCGTCCTTCTAAAACGGAGGGGTTGCCTGTTCGATCTTTACAAAGAAGTAAAAATATCTCGTGGGACCTCATTTATTCTCTGTTAACCCCATCCGGCAGTCTCAGCCTTCCCGGAGAACTTTATTCCTATCAGCGGATAGGAGTAGAGTTTTTAATCTCTCACCCGGAGGCTCTATTAGCCGATGAAATGGGAACAGGCAAGACCGTTATGACAACGGTTGCCATTAAAATTTTATTTCAACAGAATAAAATCCGAAAAGCCCTGATTGTTTGTCCACTCAGTATGGTAGGAGTTTGGGAAGAACACCTAGATAAATGGGCACCGGGTTTATCTTTGTTAACAATGCGAGGGGGGCGAGAAACCCGTAAATGGATCTGGGAATGTCCTGTCCAGATTTTGTTGACAACCTTTGATACCTTACGAAGTGACCTGCTGGATGAAGATTCTTTTATAAGCCGGGATATGTTAAAGGAGATTGATTTGGTAGTGGTGGATGAGGCACAAAATATCAAAAATTCTTCCAGTGGGCGAAGCCAGGCGGTAAAAAAAATTCCTGCGCGGTGGCGTTGGGCATTGACCGGAACGCCTTTAGAAAATCGATTGGAGGATTTAAGTTCGATATTTGAATTTGTTAAGCCCAATTGTCTACCTCAGAATGGATTAACTCCAAAGTTGGCCCAGCAACTCGTTAAACCGTATTTATTAAGGCGGCTTAAACGAGATGTTATGAAGGATCTTCCTCCTAAAATTAAGCAAGACACCTGGCTGGAATTAGATGCCTTCCAGCGTCGAGCTTATCAAAGGGCCCTTTATCAAGGCCAACATCATCTTGAACGGATGGGTCGAAAGGGTTCTACTTCTCCACTACGGGCTCATATCTTTGCCATTATTCAGACCCTTAAACAGATTTGTAATTTTGCCCCAGGAAAAGCCACCAGTCCTAAAACAGAAGCCCTCATAGAGTTGGTTGAAAAAATCCTTGCCAATGGAAAGAAAGTACTTGTTTTCTCCCAGTATCAGGAAGAGGGTGTTTACAAATTAGCAAAAGCCCTTGAAGCCTATGGGGTTGTGATATATACGGGAACAATGTCCGAACGAGAGCGTCAAAGTGCAATAGCTACTTTTCGTCGCAGCCCGAATAAATCGATCTTCCTGGCCTCCGTACGATCTGCCGGGGTTGGATTGACGCTGACGGAGGCTAATTATGTTGTTCACTTTGATCACTGGTGGAATCCGGCCCTCATGTGGCAGGCAGAAGATCGGGCTCACCGAAGAGGACAAACCGAACCCGTTCATATCTACCATCTCTGGATGCGAAATACGATTGAAATGCAGATTTATAATAAACTGAAAGAAAAGGGACTACTTTTTCAGGAAGTCATGGAGGATCTTTCATCGGAAGTTGTGGAAAATTCCATTACAACCGAAGAATGGTTAGAAATGCTGGGTCTAAAATCCCTTTCCCGATAG
- a CDS encoding ABC-2 family transporter protein encodes MAYLKLFLAYLKINLNSHLEYRFNVVLDFFANLVEVSIYIFFWRLFFTVTQDINGWKFEQLVSLVAFNSLIYGLVDVGIGGMIWNINEYIREGRIDFYLTLPKNVLAHLLISGTSVNRIGRLLVGLGYYLLFVPVNFYSLTLLVIGSLLGATVFLSWLIIFHSLTFWLGQSTLVWESLASLLEFARKPADIFQGIIRLTLYTILPAAFLGTVPVQMLYGFSPWRLLYFGLFAFGSLLGAIGIFYRGLRRYESGNLITVRM; translated from the coding sequence ATGGCCTATTTAAAACTCTTCCTGGCTTATCTGAAAATCAACCTGAACTCGCATCTAGAATATCGATTCAATGTGGTTCTAGACTTTTTTGCAAATTTAGTTGAAGTGTCCATTTATATCTTTTTTTGGAGGTTGTTTTTTACGGTAACCCAGGATATCAACGGTTGGAAATTTGAACAACTGGTAAGTCTGGTAGCCTTTAACAGTTTGATTTACGGACTGGTCGATGTAGGTATTGGAGGAATGATCTGGAATATCAATGAATATATTCGAGAAGGACGGATAGATTTTTATCTGACGCTTCCCAAGAACGTGCTGGCTCACCTTTTGATCAGTGGGACCAGTGTCAATAGAATAGGGCGTCTCCTGGTTGGATTGGGATACTACCTCTTATTTGTCCCGGTTAACTTCTATTCCCTTACTCTTTTGGTCATCGGAAGTCTCCTGGGAGCCACCGTATTTTTAAGCTGGTTAATTATTTTTCATTCCCTCACATTCTGGTTAGGTCAATCCACCCTCGTTTGGGAATCCCTGGCATCTTTACTGGAATTTGCCAGGAAACCGGCGGACATCTTTCAAGGAATTATCCGGCTGACCCTCTATACGATTCTCCCTGCCGCTTTTCTGGGAACCGTGCCGGTACAAATGCTTTATGGATTTAGTCCCTGGCGCCTGCTTTATTTCGGACTTTTTGCATTCGGCAGCTTGCTGGGAGCCATTGGGATTTTTTACAGGGGATTACGGCGCTATGAAAGCGGAAATCTAATCACGGTGAGGATGTAG
- a CDS encoding ATP-binding cassette domain-containing protein: protein MDAIEVRNLTKTFRVKIKPPGLKNSFKALFKPQYRWIEAVKNLNFTVKSGETLAFIGPNGSGKSTTIKMLTGILFPTSGEARVLGFNPWKERKKLSFHIGSVFGQKSQLWYHLPAMETFYLFSKIYELDSHTFRQRLDYLIDLLEIKSFVHTPVRKLSLGQRMRAELVACLLHKPSIIFLDEPTIGLDVVAKQILREHIRTINRTEGTTIFITSHDAGDIETLCERVIILNLGKIIYDRDVNGLKKTYLHRRVIEATLNTPGKDPFTCKGCTLLEKTDYKLKVTVDTHWNSTRDVINQLLNQYDIEDITITEPPLEEIIRQIYKEQEEE, encoded by the coding sequence ATGGATGCCATTGAGGTAAGAAACCTGACGAAAACCTTCCGAGTTAAGATTAAGCCCCCTGGTCTTAAAAATAGCTTCAAGGCTCTCTTCAAACCCCAGTATCGTTGGATTGAGGCCGTAAAAAATCTAAACTTTACTGTAAAATCTGGAGAGACCCTCGCATTTATTGGCCCTAATGGATCTGGTAAGTCGACGACCATCAAGATGCTAACGGGCATTCTTTTTCCGACCTCCGGTGAAGCTCGGGTGCTTGGGTTTAACCCCTGGAAAGAGCGGAAAAAGTTATCTTTTCACATTGGTTCTGTTTTTGGTCAGAAATCCCAACTCTGGTACCATCTTCCTGCCATGGAAACCTTTTATCTTTTTTCAAAGATTTATGAACTGGATTCCCATACTTTTCGCCAACGCCTGGATTATTTAATAGATTTATTGGAGATAAAAAGTTTTGTTCATACTCCCGTACGAAAATTGTCCTTGGGTCAGCGGATGCGGGCGGAGTTGGTGGCTTGCCTTCTTCACAAACCTTCCATTATCTTCTTGGATGAACCGACCATAGGCCTGGATGTGGTGGCCAAACAGATACTGCGGGAACACATCCGAACCATTAATCGTACCGAGGGAACCACGATTTTTATTACCTCCCACGATGCAGGAGATATTGAAACACTCTGCGAACGGGTTATTATCCTTAACCTGGGAAAAATCATTTATGATCGAGATGTAAACGGACTCAAGAAAACGTATCTCCACCGCAGGGTTATCGAAGCAACCCTCAACACCCCTGGGAAAGACCCCTTTACCTGTAAAGGTTGTACACTTTTAGAGAAAACTGATTATAAACTCAAAGTTACCGTGGATACCCACTGGAATTCCACTCGGGATGTAATCAACCAGCTTCTGAATCAGTATGATATCGAAGATATTACCATTACAGAACCTCCCCTGGAGGAGATTATTCGCCAAATCTATAAAGAACAGGAAGAGGAATAA